GGAAGAAGCCGCTGTCGGAGATCTCCCAGTCCGGCGGACGCGGCGCCGTCTGCTCGACATTCGCCCGGTAGAACACGACATGGTCGCGGCGAGTATTCGTGGTGTTGAAATAGACCTGGACCAGTTGCGGTTTGCCGATGATCCTGAGGTTGCCCTCTTCGCGCAATTCCTTGGCCAGCGCTTCTTCGACCGTCTCGTTGCGCTCCAGCCCGCCGCCCGGCATGTGCCAGCCGCCGACATAGCTGTGGCGCACCAGGAAAACCCGCCCATCCGCATCGAAGCAGGCGGCCCTGACGCCCATCGTCATGCCGCGGGCGAAGGAGAAATAGACATGCAGAAGGCGCAAGGCCGTCCTGATATGCAGCGGCCGTTTTTCTTTGTCCACCATCGTTCCGTTTCAGCCCTTCATCGCGCCGGATGTGTTTGATTTGTCAATAAGCTGGTCTATGTCTCGTAGCATGTTCAAGCTCGCGCATATTTCCGACGTCCACCTCGGGCCGTTACCCCGTCTTTCTATCCAGGAGCTGTTTTCAAAACGCATAACGGGCTTTGTGAACTGGCATCGAAATCGACGCAAGCACCTTTTCGGCAGCACGCTGGATCTGTTGCTCGACGACATCCGCGCCCACGAGGCGGATCATCTGGCCGTCACCGGCGACCTCGTCAATCTGGCGAGCGGTATCGAGATCCGCGCCGCGGCCGCCTGGCTGCGCGCGCTCGGCGATCCCGCCGACACCTCGGTCGTTCCCGGCAATCACGATGCCTATGTGCCCGGCGCCTATGAGAAGTCGATGCGCGCCTGGTACGAGTATGTCCGCGGCGATCTCTCCCCGCCGCAATGGCAGGAAGACCGTCATATTTTTCCCTATCTGCGCATCCGCGACAAGGTTGCGATCGTCGGCTGCTCGACGGCGGTCGCCACCCCTCCCTTTGCCGCCTCCGGCTTTTTCGGCGCCCGCCAGGCCCGCGATACCGTCAACATGCTGCGCGCGGCGGGCGAAGCCGGTCTCTTCCGGGTCGTGATGATCCATCATCCGCCGATCCGCGGCGCCACCACCTTCTACAAGCGCATGATCGGCATCCGCCGCTTCGCCGCGGTGATTTCGACCGGCGGCGCCGAGCTCGTGCTGCACGGGCATACGCACCTGAACACGCTCCACTGGCTGCGCGGCCAGGTGCAGCCGGTGCCCGTCGTCGGCATCGCCTCCGCCTCGCAAGGACCGGGCAGCATCAAGCCGCCGGCCGCCTACAACCTCTTCTCCATCGACGGCTCTCCCGGCGCCTGGGAACTCAGCGGCGAACGCTTCAGC
This Rhizobium acidisoli DNA region includes the following protein-coding sequences:
- a CDS encoding NUDIX domain-containing protein, with protein sequence MVDKEKRPLHIRTALRLLHVYFSFARGMTMGVRAACFDADGRVFLVRHSYVGGWHMPGGGLERNETVEEALAKELREEGNLRIIGKPQLVQVYFNTTNTRRDHVVFYRANVEQTAPRPPDWEISDSGFFPLDSLPEGTTEATHRRLAELRGEREPDHRW
- a CDS encoding metallophosphoesterase family protein — encoded protein: MFKLAHISDVHLGPLPRLSIQELFSKRITGFVNWHRNRRKHLFGSTLDLLLDDIRAHEADHLAVTGDLVNLASGIEIRAAAAWLRALGDPADTSVVPGNHDAYVPGAYEKSMRAWYEYVRGDLSPPQWQEDRHIFPYLRIRDKVAIVGCSTAVATPPFAASGFFGARQARDTVNMLRAAGEAGLFRVVMIHHPPIRGATTFYKRMIGIRRFAAVISTGGAELVLHGHTHLNTLHWLRGQVQPVPVVGIASASQGPGSIKPPAAYNLFSIDGSPGAWELSGERFSVNRSGDAVMAESADIFAR